The following proteins are encoded in a genomic region of Corylus avellana chromosome ca4, CavTom2PMs-1.0:
- the LOC132178219 gene encoding early nodule-specific protein 2-like, with translation MTTKYCLVLLLGAVLLTTASVLADYHEPSKHDHKSPAHKPPSPPKHKPPTPLDHEEKEKPSPEHKPLPKGKGEKPPPEHKPPHEHHPGRHLLEESSSLEKNSPSLDGKGPKGKGEKPPTEHKPPHKHHPGSHLLEESSSLEKNSPSSDGKGPKGKGEKPPPEHKPPHKHHPGRHLLEESSSLEKNSPSLDGKGHKGNGEKPPQEHKPPHKHHPGSHLLEESYSLEKNSPSLDGKGPKGNGEKPPTEHKPPHKHHPGSHLLEESSSLEKNSPSLDGKGPKGKGEKPPTEHKPPHKHHPGSHLLEESSSLEKNSPSLDGKGPKGKGEKPPPEHKPPHKHHPGRHLLEESSSLEKNSPSLDGKGPKGKGEKPPSEHKPPHKHHPGRHLLEESSSLQKNSPNLDGKGPTSKGEKPHPHDHHHHPGHPSVEDAKDSHKAPRKLKPPTAPEKKPPSTSHKPSPHKPPTANCHLLEESSSLEKNSPSLDGKGPKGKGEKPPTEHKPPHKHHPGSHLLEESSSLEKNSPSLDGKGPKGKGEKPPPEHKPPHKHHPGRHLLEESSSLEKNSPSLDGKGPKGKGEKPPSEHKPPHKHHPGRHLLEESSSLQKNSPNLDGKGPTSKGEKPHPHDHHHHPGHPSVEDAKDSHKAPRKLKPPTAPEKKPPSPSHKSSPHKPPTAN, from the exons ATGACTACCAAATACTGCCTAGTGTTGCTGCTTGGGGCGGTGCTTCTCACCACTGCCTCAGTACTGGCTGATTACCACGAGCCTTCCAAACACGACCACAAATCTCCAGCCCACAAGCCCCCATCTCCTCCTAAACACAAACCTCCGACCCCACTTGATCATGAGGAGAAGGAGAAGCCATCCCCGGAACACAAACCACTTCCCAAGGGTAAGGGAGAGAAGCCTCCACCGGAGCACAAGCCACCGCATGAGCATCACCCTGGACGCCATTTGCTAGAGGAGTCATCTTCCCTTGAAAAAAACTCACCGAGTTTGGATGGAAAAGGTCCCAAGGGCAAGGGAGAGAAGCCTCCGACGGAGCACAAGCCACCACACAAGCATCACCCTGGAAGCCATTTGTTAGAGGAGTCGTCTTCCCTTGAAAAAAACTCACCGAGTTCGGATGGAAAAGGTCCCAAGGGCAAAGGAGAGAAGCCTCCGCCGGAGCACAAGCCACCGCACAAGCATCACCCTGGACGCCATTTGCTAGAGGAGTCGTCTTCCCTTGAAAAAAACTCACCGAGTTTGGATGGAAAAGGTCACAAGGGCAACGGAGAGAAGCCTCCACAGGAGCACAAGCCACCACACAAGCATCACCCCGGAAGCCATTTGCTAGAGGAGTCATATTCCCTTGAAAAAAACTCACCGAGTTTGGATGGAAAAGGTCCCAAGGGCAACGGAGAGAAGCCTCCGACGGAGCACAAGCCACCACACAAGCATCACCCCGGAAGCCATTTGTTAGAGGAGTCATCTTCCCTTGAAAAAAACTCACCGAGTTTGGATGGAAAAGGTCCCAAGGGCAAGGGAGAGAAGCCTCCGACGGAGCACAAGCCACCACATAAGCATCACCCCGGAAGCCATTTGTTAGAGGAGTCATCTTCCCTTGAAAAAAACTCACCGAGTTTGGATGGAAAAGGTCCCAAGGGCAAAGGAGAGAAGCCTCCGCCGGAGCACAAGCCACCGCACAAGCATCACCCGGGACGCCATTTGCTAGAGGAGTCGTCTTCCCTTGAAAAAAACTCACCGAGTTTGGATGGAAAAGGTCCCAAGGGCAAAGGAGAGAAGCCTCCATCGGAGCACAAGCCACCACACAAGCATCACCCTGGACGCCATTTGCTAGAGGAGTCGTCTTCCCttcaaaaaaattcaccaaatttggatggaaaaggTCCCACAAGTAAGGGAGAGAAGCCACATCCTCAtgatcaccaccaccaccctgGACACCCTTCAGTGGAGGATGCCAAAGACTCCCACAAGGCACCTCGAAAGTTGAAGCCTCCAACCGCACCCGAAAAGAAGCCGCCAAGTACCTCTCACAAGCCATCACCCCACAAGCCCCCAACCGCTAACTG CCATTTGTTAGAGGAGTCATCTTCCCTTGAAAAAAACTCACCGAGTTTGGATGGAAAAGGTCCCAAGGGCAAGGGAGAGAAGCCTCCGACGGAGCACAAGCCACCACATAAGCATCACCCCGGAAGCCATTTGTTAGAGGAGTCATCTTCCCTTGAAAAAAACTCACCGAGTTTGGATGGAAAAGGTCCCAAGGGCAAAGGAGAGAAGCCTCCGCCGGAGCACAAGCCACCGCACAAGCATCACCCGGGACGCCATTTGCTAGAGGAGTCGTCTTCCCTTGAAAAAAACTCACCGAGTTTGGATGGAAAAGGTCCCAAGGGCAAAGGAGAGAAGCCTCCATCGGAGCACAAGCCACCACACAAGCATCACCCTGGACGCCATTTGCTAGAGGAGTCGTCTTCCCttcaaaaaaattcaccaaatttggatggaaaaggTCCCACAAGTAAGGGAGAGAAGCCACATCCTCAtgatcaccaccaccaccctgGACACCCTTCAGTGGAGGATGCCAAAGACTCCCACAAGGCACCTCGAAAGTTGAAGCCTCCAACCGCACCCGAAAAGAAGCCGCCAAGTCCCTCTCACAAGTCATCACCCCACAAGCCCCCAACCGCTAACTGA
- the LOC132178764 gene encoding uncharacterized protein LOC132178764, producing the protein MQFFGGSEISPSPPAPTALGNNAHMMYVFNRSGVCLLYREWNRPLHTLNAQQDHKLMFGLLFSLKSLTAKMDPTSAEKGNLGVPQLPGQGCSFHSFRTNTYKLSFMESPSGIKIILVTHPRTGDLRDSLNHIYNLYVEYVVRNPLYSAGTPIRSELFNTTLDQYVRSIA; encoded by the exons atgcaattctttgGGGGGTCGGAGATCAGTCCATCGCCGCCGGCGCCGACGGCTTTGGGGAACAATGCGCACATGATGTATGTGTTCAATAGGAGTGGGGTGTGCTTGCTTTACAGGGAGTGGAATCGACCACTCCACACCCTCAATGCACAGCAAGACCACAAGCTCATGTTTGGTTTGCTCTTCTCTCTCAAGTCCTTAACTGCCAAGATGGATCCCACTAG CGCAGAGAAAGGAAACCTCGGGGTGCCTCAGTTGCCCGGCCAAGGTTGCTCATTTCACAGCTTTCGTACTAATACATACAAGCTTAGTTTCATGGAAAGTCCTTCTGGGATAAAG ATTATCTTGGTTACTCATCCTAGGACTGGTGATCTGCGGGATTCCCTTAATCACATTTACAACTTGTATGTTGAATATGTTGTCAGGAACCCACTATATTCTGCGGGAACTCCAATCAG